In a single window of the Papaver somniferum cultivar HN1 chromosome 8, ASM357369v1, whole genome shotgun sequence genome:
- the LOC113305741 gene encoding protein FAR1-RELATED SEQUENCE 5-like produces the protein MLETSGLVYEKIQLLTAKIKTISRRVLVCSNEGKSRQHPRGSPLKRRLHARTGCEAKLVIKLQNDDSKYSIVEFVEKHNHVLTRSDQVHMLRSQRKIESSQARLIENMHYAGISQKNIFAYLSVESGGYENLNFTQMDCYNHIQRRRRQDILKKGDAEHLLEYFQEMQKDNPYFFYAIEMDATGQLCSCFWSDDKCRMDYSFFGDVLVFDTTFGTNEYDKPFSPFVGVNNHGQTTLFGCALLLDESTDSFVWLFKTFLSAMNGKHPQKIFTDQAEPIMNAIKQVFPGTHHRLCFWHIFQLAAKHLSHIFVSSEFFTKYFKRCIYKNKTEEEFESMCKSFLEKYKLTENKWLQTLYKKKEKWAQVYGQVHFCAGMTTTQRSEGMNNFLKKYFKRTLSLKSFVVEYDKVLDSRRAKEKTEDFKSMQRKPTLHSHWALEVRAAERYPTKMFAYFQKEYKETLDLILEIIDQDGSIYTYKVTSFKFSSARTVTFNSSDNSVQCSCKHFQFMGMICAHSMNILHTHQVYDLPSQYFLSRWTTYAKNGVGIEEPKKPI, from the coding sequence ATGCTAGAAACATCAGGTTTAGTATACGAAAAGATTCAACTACTCACCGCAAAGATAAAAACTATTTCTAGAAGAGTTCTGGTCTGTTCAAATGAAGGAAAGTCTCGACAGCATCCAAGGGGATCTCCTCTGAAACGGCGCTTGCACGCACGAACAGGTTGCGAGGCAAAGTTGGTTATTAAACTTCAGAATGATGATTCAAAATACTCAATAGTAGAATTTGTGGAAAAACACAATCATGTGCTTACACGTTCAGATCAAGTGCATATGCTGAGATCACAACGGAAAATAGAGAGTTCTCAAGCAAGATTAATTGAAAATATGCACTATGCGGGTATAAGTCAAAAAAATATCTTTGCATACTTAAGTGTTGAATCGGGAGGGTATGAAAATCTGAACTTCACTCAAATGGATTGTTATAATCATATACAAAGAAGAAGGCGACAAGATATCTTAAAGAAAGGTGATGCTGAACATTTGCTAGAGTACTTTCAAGAAATGCAAAAAGATAATCCATATTTCTTTTATGCAATTGAAATGGATGCGACTGGTCAGTTGTGCAGTTGTTTCTGGAGCGATGATAAATGTAGGATGGACTACAGTTTCTTTGGTGATGTGTTGGTGTTTGACACAACATTTGGAACAAATGAATATGATAAACCGTTTTCACCTTTTGTTGGGGTCAATAATCATGGCCAAACAACTCTTTTTGGATGTGCTTTATTATTAGACGAGAGCACGGACTCATTTGTTTGGTTGTTCAAGACATTTCTGAGTGCAATGAACGGGAAACATCCGCAGAAAATTTTCACCGACCAAGCAGAGCCTATCATGAATGCAATTAAACAAGTGTTCCCAGGTACTCATCATCGGCTTTGTTTTTGGCATATTTTCCAACTGGCTGCGAAACATCTATCCCATATATTtgtaagttctgaattttttacCAAATATTTCAAGAGgtgtatatataaaaataaaaccgagGAAGAATTCGAATCAATGTGTAAATCCTTCCTTGAAAAATACAAGCTGACAGAGAATAAATGGTTGCAAACTTTATATAAGAAAAAAGAGAAGTGGGCTCAGGTATATGGTCAAGTACATTTTTGCGCTGGCATGACAACTACACAGCGCAGTGAAGGTATGAACAATTTTTTGAAGAAGTATTTTAAACGAACTTTATCGCTAAAGAGTTTCGTAGTTGAATATGACAAGGTTCTTGACAGTCGTCGTGCTAAAGAAAAAACCGAAGATTTCAAAAGCATGCAAAGAAAACCAACTTTGCATAGTCACTGGGCACTTGAAGTTCGAGCTGCAGAACGTTATCCAACAAAAATGTTTGCTTACTTCCAAAAAGAATACAAGGAAACTCTAGATTTGATTCTAGAAATTATTGATCAGGATGGATCAATATACACCTACAAGGTAACATCGTTTAAATTTTCATCTGCCCGTACTGTTACATTTAACTCCTCGGACAATTCCGTTCAATGTAGCTGTAAGCATTTTCAGTTTATGGGAATGATATGTGCCCACTCTATGAATATATTGCATACCCACCAAGTCTATGATCTCCCATCGCAATATTTTCTAAGTCGCTGGACAACATATGCAAAAAATGGTGTTGGTATTGAAGAGCCTAAGAAGCCAATTTAA